The nucleotide sequence CCGATCTGGACGCGAACTGTTTCCTCCTGCGCATCGACTGGCTCCGCCCGAGCCTGCGTGGGCACCGCGTCGACATAGATCGATGTGATCCCCATCAGCAGTGTACCCTCAGCTTCCGCCTTGGCTGCGCGTGCCAGCTCGTCCCGCTTCTTCTGGCGGTACTCGCGTGCCCAGTGGCCCGTCTTGCCACAGTAGGCGCACTCGTCGCCGGcgagcttcttcttcttcttgccgttgcCACCGGTGGGTGGCTTGGAGCCGCCACTGCTCCCTCCGCCTTGGGACGAGCCACCACCACGACCTCGCCTTTGGTTGGCCGCCGGAGGGCGCCCGCCTCCGGACCCGCCTCCGCCAGAGACTTGGAGCCGGGACACTACCCGCTCCACCAGCTCATCCTTGGTGTGGTTGAGGCGTGCCGTGGAGGAGCCCGCACCTCCACCAGTGTCGTGCCCCTCGTCTGCCACCTTGAGTCTCCCTGTGACCTCCTCGATCGTGAGCTCATTGATGTCGAGGAGCGTCTCAATGGAGATGACGAGCTGCTTGTACCTCGGTCGAGCGACTCGGAGGTACTTGGCAACAACCTTCGATTCCGGCTCTAGATCGCCGAGAATCGCCAACCGCTGCACAAGATTAGACAGGCGTAGGGCGAAATCCTCGACAGACTCACCATTGCGGAACGCGATCTGCTCGTACTCCGCACGGAAGCTCTATGCTGTCGACTTACGCACCCGATCATCGCCGATGCGCATTGTCCGGatcgcctcccacgcctccttggcCGATGCCTTCGTCGCCAAAGTGGGCACCATCTCCTGGGACACGCCGGAGCAGATTGCTTCCAGCGTGGAACGATCGGCGTGgtagtcgacgtcctcgtcctcgatcgCATCCCAGAGGTAGCGCGATTgcatcttcagcttcatgagCAGCGACCACGAGTCATAGTTTGTCTTCGTGAGCTGCGGCCAGTTGCCGGATCTGGTCGTCTCCCGAACGACGCGCTCGACGATGCCCTCCCGGCGTGGCGTTCGCGAGCGGCGACGAGTCCGCGAACGACGTGTCGGTGATCGGCTTCGAGACGGCGATCGCGGTGGAGTCTTCCCAGAGCCGCTTGCCTTCGACTTTGTGTCCGCCATCGCAACGCCTTAGGCCCTTCTCATGCAGCTCTGATGCCAATTGATGTCGACGCTGCCCAGCGCTCCTCGCCGGAGACAGGTCAAGCACACTAACTGCACACCGTGAACTCAGTAGAACTCACACGAATGCGAGATAGTTTTGGTGCCGCAACAGCACTCCGTTTTCTGACTCTATTCATGAAATATATACAATGCAGAGAGCAGCTCGTGGCTACCCAGCACTCGGCGCCATGCGCGCCACTCCTCCCTACAGGGCTGCACCATCCCACGACCGAATGAGTGGAGCACGTCAGCTTCAGCTACAACTCAACGAGAAAGAAGGACACGACGACTACGTGACTTGCCGCACCGCGAACAAAGCGCGATTCTGGCGTACAAGACGCACCCATGACGGGTTTAGTTTTATTGGCGCTAGCTAACTGAAGAACTCTGAAACTTCTGAACCTGAACTGAACTAACTGAATGAAACCAACATGCAACCCCCCCTTGGGATCAGCCCCTGGCTTCTAGGCTCTACAGTGGAGGGGCAAGCGTGGCGGGTGGGCTAACGACGGAACAACACGTGTGGGGGTGAGCTGCGGGTGCTTGCGAGCTTGGCCATGGAGGGGATAGCCGGCGATGGAGCGGCACTCACGGTGGTGAGCTACGGTTATGGAGAAGAATGGAAAAGAGGATGATGAATGGATCCCGCTATCAAATGACTCTGTACCATATTTTGATGTTCCAAATTAAACACAGAATAAGGATGGTCCTAACCTTTAAAACCAAACACACAACAGGAATGGTTCCGTCCCAAAAAGCACCATATGTTAAGCTACGTTAATGAAAGCGCCGACTATTATTCAATAATTCCCAAAGCCAACCACCTCAATGACAGTGATTGTGCTAGTTTGAACTTGAAATTTCAGATTTGGGGAAAAACTAACCCTGAAGATTATATATTTGTAGCCTTGGAAGAATATCTCGTATTTATCTC is from Miscanthus floridulus cultivar M001 chromosome 7, ASM1932011v1, whole genome shotgun sequence and encodes:
- the LOC136465843 gene encoding uncharacterized protein; its protein translation is MADTKSKASGSGKTPPRSPSRSRSPTRRSRTRRRSRTPRREGIVERVVRETTRSGNWPQLTKTNYDSWSLLMKLKMQSRYLWDAIEDEDVDYHADRSTLEAICSGVSQEMVPTLATKASAKEAWEAIRTMRIGDDRRLAILGDLEPESKVVAKYLRVARPRYKQLVISIETLLDINELTIEEVTGRLKVADEGHDTGGGAGSSTARLNHTKDELVERVVSRLQVSGGGGSGGGRPPAANQRRGRGGGSSQGGGSSGGSKPPTGGNGKKKKKLAGDECAYCGKTGHWAREYRQKKRDELARAAKAEAEGTLLMGITSIYVDAVPTQARAEPVDAQEETVRVQIGGGDASARWVFPDKASNTVDTMALVVLATPSDAASSTVANKEVHIREDKLFVQLREKRGDGRTRWILDTGATNHMTEERSVFSNLDKGVDGTVRFGDGLVIDIEGRNTILFSCKNGEHQKFASMYLIPKLTANIISLGQLDKDRYKILIEEGLMRIWDPRRCLLARVERAENRLYTLDLNISTPVCLVAHGDDVAWKWHKRYGHLGFHGLKLLSKKEMVRGLPAIDHVEQLCESCLTRKQRRHSFPAVNKFHATRSLELVYADLCGPIMPSTPGGQVPVPPRR